The Rhodospirillaceae bacterium nucleotide sequence GGCGAAACCGATGACCGAACCGTCGGGCAAGGGAACTTCGGTGAGGTCATAAAGGCGCCGCTGCCCCTTGACGACCAGCTGCTGGCTCTCCGATTGCGCAAGTCCCACCCGTTGTGCGCGCTTGGCCAGCGCCTTGGCCGCCGGATTGATTTCACGCCCTTCGCTGATCACGCGTTCGACCGGCAGATCGTAGATATGGGCAAAGGCCGGATTGCACCAGGCGATGGTCAGGTCCGCAGATCGCCGCCACACAGGATAGGGTAGTTGTTCAAGAAGTTGCGCGAGCGATCCGGCAGTCTTCGCAGCATGGCCGGAGGCCTGCTCAATCGGTTCGACAATGTCGCCGACGTCGCTCAGCCACAGGTGACAGGCCTCCCCCTGACGGACGCCGACCCAATGCAGGCGCGTGCCGGCGGTGGCAGCCGGCACAAAGGAGAAGCCACGCCCCTCCTTTTCGAGAGCCATGATGGCGCTGAGCAACTCTGCCTGATCGACCGGTCTGACCTCGGCCACGAGATCGGTCCGGGTACAATCGCCGGCGGGGAGCCCAAGCCATTGGCGCGCGCGCGCGTCGACCGTCGCACGTCCGCCTCTTTCCCAGTAAACATGCGCCAGCGGCGCGGTCGACCACTGCGCGGCCAGATCCTGCCGCGCTGCCTCCGTTGCCGTTGCTTCGGCCCGCATGGCTGCAAGGTTCGCTTCGAGCGTGCGTTTTTGCTTGGCGAGACGCCATGCCTGGCCCGCCGCGGCGATCAATCCGCCACCCAGCAGCCCGACTCCAATCCAAAGGTACAGCGAGTCCCCCATAGGTGAGCACTTTACGAGTGCATGATTCCGGTGACAAGCCACCCATCTGGGACAATTCGGCAAAGAAAAAGGGCGCCCGGCCGGCTATGGCGGGGCGCCCCATCAATCTCAGGTCATCGCAGCATTAGTAGCGGTAATGCTCCGGCTTGAAAGGACCCGCAGCGGCGACGCCAAGATAGGCGGCCTGCTTTTCGGTGAGTTTGGTGAGCCTGGCACCGACCTTTTCGAGATGCAGGAAGGCCACCTTCTCATCAAGATGCTTGGGCAGGACATAGACCTCGTTCTTGTAGGCCTTGTGGTTGTTCCACAGCTCGATCTGGGCCAGCACCTGGTTGGTGAAGGAGGCGGACATCACGAAGCTCGGGTGGCCCGTGGCGCAGCCGAGATTGACCAGGCGCCCTTCAGCCAGCACCAGGATGCGACGGCCGGTCGGGAATTCGACCTCGTCGACCTGCGGCTTCACGTTGTGCCATTTGAAATTGCGCAGGCCCGCGATCTGAATCTCGCTGTCGAAATGGCCAATATTGCAGACGATGGCCCGGTCCTTCATTTCGCGCATATGATCGACCGTGATGACGTCGACGCAGCCGGTGGCGGTGACGAAGATGTCGCCGCGCGTAGTGGCATCTTCCATCGTGGTGACTTCATAGCCTTCCATCGCGGCCTGCAATGCGCAGATCGGATCGGCTTCGGTCACCAGCACACGGCAGCCGGCATGACGCAGGCTTTCGGCCGAACCCTTGCCGACATCGCCGAAACCGGCGACGACGGCGACCTTGCCGGCCATCATGACGTCGGTGGCGCGGCGGATCGCGTCGACCAGGCTCTCGCGGCAGCCATACTTGTTGTCGAACTTCGACTTCGTGACGCTGTCATTGACGTTGATCGCCGGGACCTTCAACGAACCGTCCTTCTGCATCTGGTAGAGGCGATGCACACCAGTCGTGGTTTCTTCCGAGATGCCCTTGATGCCGCTGAGGATATCGGGATGCTTGTCGTGCAGCAGAACCGTGAGATCGCCGCCGTCATCCAGCACCATGTTGGGTTTCCAGCCGTTCGGGCCGGTCACGGTGGCATCGATGCACCACCAGAACTCCTCTTCGGTCATGCCCTTCCAGGCAAAGACCGGAATATTCTTGGCGGCGATGGCCGCGGCGGCATGATCCTGGGTCGAGAAGATATTGCAGGACGACCAGCGCACTTCGGCACCCAGCGCGATCAGCGTCTCGATGAGGACAGCGGTCTGGATGGTCATGTGCAGGCAGCCGGCAATGCGGGCGCCCTTCAGCGGCTGTACCTTCCCGAATTCGGCGCGCAGCGACATGAGGCCCGGCATTTCGGTTTCGGCGATGGCGATCTCCTTGCGGCCCCATTCGGCCAAGCTGAGATCTTTCACCTTGAAGTCATTGGCGGCTGCCATTTGGAGGTCTCCATCAGATAAGGATTTATTTATATGCGCCGTATAGCAGGCCGCCGATCCAGCGGCAAGCGCTGGTTTGAAAGATCGTGGTTAATGTTTAACTAACTGATCTAATTGTGGAATCAAGGCCTATGGGGAGGTTAATAGGCCCATCACCTGGAAGGAAAAAGGCGACCAGAGCGCCATCTGGCGGCCCGATTCCCGCAGCAACTCCGCTGACCAGACATTGCAAGTCCGGAACAGTGAGTACCGTCCCTTGGCGGCGTAGAACGCGTCCTGGGCCCCATAGCCGGGCAAGGGTTCGCGCCGCGGCTGGCCGACGGATCCCTCCAGACTGTCATCAATGTAGCGGAACATCGCCTCCGCGCCCGCCTGGTCCGTGGCTAGGGGCCGGCAATTGGGCAGACCCTGCGGATCGCCGTGATAGGTCACATGGACCACGCTGCTGTCCTGCCAGAACAGTGCCCGCATGACGGGGCCAGGGCGAATGTCGCGCCATTCCTTGGTCGTGGCGAAGAAGCCCTTGGCACCCCAACCGAGGGCAAGATGGCTGGCGCCGGTAATGTCGCCGGCAAAGTCACGCGGCGGAAAGATGCCGAACCAATCGCGCCCGCCGCCTGCCGCGGGCAGGACGATATCGACATGAACGCCATTATCGCAGGCGTAGAAACGATAGTCCGCGGGGCCGACGCGGGATGTCGCTTGCCCGGGCATCAAGCCCAGCACCATCGCCGCCAGAAAGTAGATGAGGCCGAGGGCGATCAGCGCGCCGCCGGCCCATTTGCCCCAGCGCCGCAGCAACCGCACCTGGCTACACCGCCAAAGCGTTGAAATCGTCGAGCAGCATCGCGATGCGCCCGGTATCCCACTGGTCCATGATCAGGCGCGCGCAGCGGGTCGCCGCAAGATAATCGATATTGCGGATGCGTTGCTTGACGCGCGGCAGATTGACCGGTGCCATGGAGAGGTCCTGGATGCCGAGCCCCAGCAGAAGTGGCGCGAATTTAGGGTCGCCGGCGATCTCGCCGCAGACGCTGATGGGAATGCGTGCGCGCAGGGCCGCCTCGGTCGCAAACTGGATGAGGCGCAGGACCGCCGGGTGCAGCGGATTGTAAAGATGCGCCACCTGCTCCTCTCCGCGATCGATGGCCAACGTATACTGGGTGAGATCGTTGGAACCACGGCGAAGAAATCGGAAACCTGCGCCAGCGCATCGGCTGCCAGGGCGGCCCCTGGCACCTCGATCATCACGCCCATGGGTGGCAGCGGATCCGCCATCTTGACGCCACGGCGCTTCAGGCGCTTGGCGACCTGCAACAGGATCTCGCGCACCTGCTTCACTTCCGACAGCGAGGAAATCATCGGCAGCAGGATGCGTACCGGCCCGAAGGCGCTGGCGCGCAGGATGGCGGCCAGCTGCGTCTCAAGGAGCGGCCGTTCCTGCAAGCCTAAGCGAATGGCCCGCAAACCCAGCGCCGGATTGGCCGTCTCGCCGAGGCGGTCACGCAGGGACGGCGCCAACTTGTCGCCACCGACATCGAGGGTGCGGATGGTGACCGGCTTTCCTTCCATGCCTTCGACCAGCGCACGATAGGCCTCCGTCTGCTCGTCTTCACTCGGCAGATCGACGCGGTTCATGAACAGGAATTCGGAGCGCAGCAGGCCAACCCCCTCCGCGCCGGCCGCCAACGCCATGTCGAGTTCGCGCGGCAGTTCCAGATTGACCAGCATGCCGATGCGCTGACCGTCACGGGTGATGGCCGGCAGCTTCTTGAGGCGCGCGAGGATGCGTTCGGTCTTTTCCAGTTCCAACTGGCGGCGATGGAATTCCTCCAGCCTGGCCGGCGTCGGATTGATGAAGACGCGTCCGCCGGCGCCGTCGACAATGACCGTATCGCCGGTCTTGATTGCCGAGGTCAGCCCGGCAAGGCCGAGGACAGCGGGCAACGCCAAGGAGCGCGCCATGATGGCGGTATGGCTTTCGGCACCGCCCAGTTCGGTCGCAAACCCGTGAATGCGCTTCGGGTCGAGGAGGGCCGTATCGGCCGGTGTCAACTCCTCGGCGATGACCACCGCCCCTTCAGGCAGGTGCTTGAACGCTTCGAACGGCGTCTTCGTGAGATTGCGCAAGAGCCGATCACCGACCTCGCGCACATCCTTGGCGCGGGCCGAGAGATAGGGATCGTTGAGATGCTCGAAGTCATGGGCGACGGCATTGATCTCGGCCTGCACCGCGGCTTCGGCATTCTGCTGCGTCTCAAGGATGCGCTTCTCGACACCGCGGACGACACGCGAACCGGACAGCATCTGCAGATGCGCATCGAGCAGAAACTCAAGTTCCTCCGCCGCGGCGCCATGCAGTTCGGCGCTCTTCTTCTTCAGCTTGCGGAGTTGCCGCTCCGATTTTGCAAGAGCGTCGCGAAAGCGTTCGAGTTCCGCATCGACAGCGTCGGCGGCAATCTCATAGTCAGGGACATTGACGACGCCGATCTCGACAACATGGGCTTCGCCGATGGCGATGCCGGCGGAGACACCCAGGCCCTCCAGCAGGACCTCGCGCACACCACCCTTTTCCTGGGTGGCCTTGCCGGCTCCTGGAGCTACCGCTCCCGATTTTGAGGTGCGACGCGGCATGCGCGGCACCTCATTCTTCATCGAATTTTCGTTCGATCAGGTCGACCAGGGCGTCGATCGCGGCCTTGGCATCGCTGCCCTGGGCGCGAATCTCGAGTTCCGAACCGATACTGGCGGCGAGCATCATGAGCCCCATGATGGAACCACCACTCACATCCATTTCACCCTTGGTGACGCGGATGTCGGAGTTGAAGGCTCCGGCCGTCTTCACGAATTTTGCCGCGGCGCGCGCGTGCAGGCCCTTTTGATTGGCGATCTGGGCGCGGACGGTGAGTGTGTTAGGGTCGGACATGGGCGCCTCCGCTCAGCATTCGCTGGCTTTGAGAAGCTGCGAGGCGACGTTGATATATTTGCGCCCTGCCTCCTGCGCCGCGGTGACCGCGCCGGTCAGCGGCAGGGTTCCCCGCACGCTCGCCAGCTTGATCAACATCGGCAGATTGACGCCTGCCACCACCTCGACATTGGCCTTGTCCAACGTCGAAATCGCCAGATTGGAGGGCGTGCCCCCAAACATATCGGTCAGCAGCACGACGCCCTTGCCCTGATCACATTTCGCCACGGCTTCGAGGATCTCGCGCCGGCGCTGTTCCATATCGTCTTCCGGGCCGATGCAGATGGCGGCGGCAGATGCCTGCTTGCCAACCACATGCTCCAGCGCGGCTAAAAATTCGGCAGCAAGATTGCCATGCGTCACCAAGACGATGCCGATCAACTGTGTCTGAACCACGCATACCCCCAAATTCGACAAGCTGCCTTGTTTCGCCCGTCCGGAATCAGATCCCGGCGGCAAGCCATGCAGCCACCTATCCCAACATCGCTCGCGGTCACGTCGCCCATGATGACATTGTCCATCACGATACGGCGCGTCCCACGTCCCGGTGTCGCAGCGTGACCGACCGGCCGCGCTCGCGCAGCCATTCGGCCAATCTGCCAGCGACAAAGACCGAGCGATGCCGGCCGCCGGTGCAGCCGATGGCGATGGTCAGATAGCTCTTTCCTTCGCCCTCATAGCCCGGCAAGAGGGGCCACAATAAGGAAGTCAGGGCCGCAAAGAAACCTGGGAAAGCAGGGTCCGCCTCGATCGCGCGGCCAACTGCCTCATCCTCGCCCGAGAGGGGCCTAAGTGCCGGATCGTAATAGGGATTTTCCAGGAACCGCACGTCGAAAACCAGGTCCGCCTCGCGCGGCAACCCTTGTTTATAGGAAAAGGAGACGATGGTGAGGGCGAGATCCGGGCGGGCGGCGAGGCCAAAATGCCCCACCAGCATGGTCTTGAGGTCGCCGATCGCCGTGTCGCTGGTATCGAGGACCAGATCCGCTTCGGCCCGGACGGTGCGCATCAGATTGCGTTCGCGCAGAATGCCGTCGCTGACCGGTCGATCCTGCGCCAGCGGATGACGCCTGCGCGTTTCGGTATAGCGGCGGCGCAGAACCTCGTCCTCACAATCGAGGAAGACCAGGGTGACGCGAAACCGACGGTCCGCCTTCAGACGGCGCACAAGATCGATGAAGCCGTCGCTTGAGAAGCCGCTGGTACGTGAATCGATGCCAAGGGCAATTGGTTTGCTCATCGCCGGCAAGGTTGTCTGGGCGAGGCCAGCCACCAGATGCGGCAGCAGGTCGAGCGGCAGATTGTCGACCGCCTCGTAGCCAATATCTTCCAGGCACTTCAGCGCCGTCGAGCGACCTGCCCCGGCTAGGCCGGTCACCAGCAGGATATGCCGCCGCATCGCACGCACCTCGGGCTCATGCGGTTCCGTTTGGCCGTCAGTTTGACCGTCAGTCTGGTTGGGCATCGCGGCCGTGGGATCGGGCTGTGTCGCAGGCCTTCGCTTCGTGTACGGCCCATTATATGGGCTGGTCCACATTTCACGGCAAGCCGCAGCTTCGCGGTCGCCGAAACGGCAGACGGGTCGAGCTTCAGCAGCGCGACATCGATGCCGAGATATTCAGTCGTGAGCGCCCCCGGCAGCCGCTCGATCTCCGCGGGTGCTGCCATGTCAATTACCCAGGCCAGCGGCTTGGCATCGGCGACATGGGGGACCGGCACCAGCCCGAGGCCGCGCGCCTCGATCACCCCCTTGAGTTCCGCCGGCATGAGTTCCGGAACCGACACGAACAAGCGGCCATCGCGCCGCTGCAATTCGACCTGCTCATCGCTGATGAGGCGCGCACCTTCATCGATCAGGCGCAAGGCAAGGTCCGATCTGCCGCTGCCCGATTGCCCTCGCAACAGAACGGCCTGATCGTCGATCGCCACGGCGACACCATCGATGCGCAGTTTGGCGTTCGACATTCGACCTCACGCCACCGACAAGGTCACGGTAAAGCGGGCACCGATGATGCGGCCCTGGGCATCCACGCGATTTTCAGCGCGGAGTGAACCGCCATAGGCTTCGACGATCTGTTTCGAGATCGACAGGCCAAGGCCGGAATGGGTCCCGAACTTTTCGCCCTTCGGTCGTTCCGAATAGAAGCGCTCGAAGATGGCGCCAAGCTTGTCCGGCGGAATGCCGGGCCCTTCGTCCTCGACCGTGAGCTGAACCTGACGCCCGATGCGCCGCGCCGCCAGGAGGATGGCACCCTGCGGCGGGCTGAAGGAGATGGCGTTGGCAACGAGATTGCGCACCACCTGGCCGAGCCGTCCTTCGGTGCCGAGCACCGACAGGGCATCACCCTCCGGCAACTGCGTCTTGATCTGCGGGGCCGATTCCTGGCCGGTCGCGGCGTGAATGTCGGCAACCGCCAGCACCAGGTCGCGCAGCTTCACCGGCGCCGATTCCGCGCGCGACATTTCCGCATCGATGCGTGAGGCATCCGAGATGTCGCTGATCAGGCGATCGAGCCGCTGCACGTCATCGAGAATGATGCTCATCAGCTTCTTCTGCTGCGTCGGATCTTCGACCCGCGCTACAGTCTCGACGGCACTGCGCAAGGAGGTCAGCGGATTCTTGATCTCATGCGCCACGTCGGCGGCAAATCCCTCGATCGCATCCATACGTCGCCAGACAGCCTCTGTCATGTCGCGGAGGGCCCCGGAGAGATCGCCGATCTCGTCACCGCGCGCGGAGAGATCCGGAATGGTTTTTTGCCGGCCCTTGTCGCGGCGCACACGGTCGGCTGCATCGGCGAGGCGATGGATCGGCAAGGCGATGGTACTGGCAAGGTAGAGCGACAACAGAACCGTGACGCCCAATGCGATGCCCGAGACGCCAAGAATGGTGAGGCGCGTGTCGCGCAGCGTCGCCTCGATATCGTCGCCAGGCTTGGTCAGCAGCAAGGCGCCCAATACCTGCCGATAGCGCTGCACCGGCACGGCGGCGGAGAGGATCATCTTGCCCTTGCCGGCATCGCGCACGAAGGTCATCGGCTCGCCGCCCATCGCCTTCACGACTTCCTGGTAGTCGGCGGCATTCTGCACGGCCGCTTCCTGATAGGGCTGCAGGATGCGGCTGCTGGGCAGGCGATCGAACACCCAATCATCGGTGCCGGCGACCCATTTCCAGACCAGGCTTTCATTGGGATCGAGCGGTGGCAAAGGCGTGATGGTGACGATACCGCCCGGGCCGGAGAGCAGGAAGCTGTCGGCCACCATCGTGCCATCGGGCGTGAACAGCCGCGCGCGTGTCTTGGAGACATCGACCAGGCGACGGATCGTCTGGCGCGACGTTTCCGGCACCAGCTTTTCTTCACCCAGCGGTCCCGTCACAACACCGCTTGCCGCCAGCGCACCGGAGAACAGCGAACCTTCGGTCTTCAGCAATTCGAGTTCGGACTGCAGCAAACTGTCGCGATACGTCGGCAGATAGAGGAGCCCCAGGACGGGCACCAGCAGCGCCATGATGTTGAGGAGCAAGATGCGGCGGGTGAGCGGCGATTGCCAGAGCGACCGGCGGGAAGCCGGCAGGCGTTTCGGTTTGAGCTTTTCCTTTGCCGGCCTTGCAGGCGGCGGCGCTGCTTCCTCAACCAGGCGTGACGGAACCGGACGGAGCTCCGGCTCAGTCCGCACAGGCTTCGCACGACGCCGCCAGAAGCCGGGTGAAGCGCCCTTCTTAGCCGTCTCGGCGCGGGCCGAAGACAATGGCAGGCGCCAACGTTCGAGCTCGTCGCTGCGCGAAGCCTCGCTCATCTCGGCCGCGGCAGAGCTTGCATATCAGCTCTCTTTGTAGCGATAGCCGACGCCATAGAGGGTCTCGATATGATTGAACTCGCCGATAACCGCCTTGAATTTCTTGCGCAGCCGCTTGATGTGGCTGTCGATGGTGCGGTCGTCGACATAGATGTTCTCGCCATAGGCGGAATCCATCAGCTGGTCGCGGCTCTTCACGTGACCAGGGCGCTGGGCCAGCGCTTTCAGCAACAGGAACTCGGTGACCGTTAGCTCGATCGGCTGGCCGTCCCAAGTGCACAAATGGCGCGTGGGGTCCATCATCAGCGGGCCGCGCAGCAAAGCCGCCTCGCCGGTCTGCGTTGTGGAATTGCGGCTTTCCTCGCGGCGCAGGATGGAACGGATGCGTTCGATCAACAGGCGCTGCGAGAACGGCTTCTTGATGTAATCGTCTGCGCCCATGCGCAGGCCCATCAACTCGTCGACTTCGTCATCCTTCGACGTGAGGAAGATCACCGGCAGCGACGATGTCTTGCGCAGCTTCTCAAGCAGTTCCATTCCGTCCATGCGCGGCATCTTGATGTCGAGGACGGCGAGATCCACCGGCTGGCTGGCAAGCCCACGCAGCGCTTCGGCACCATCGCTGTAGGTGCGCACGGCAAAGCCCTCCGCCTCCAGGGTGATGGTGACGGACGTCAGGATGTTTCGGTCGTCGTCGACAAGCGCAATCGTCTGCGGCACGGAGGTCCTCCTTGGCGTGGGAACAAGTATAGAATTCAGCAGGCCTTGCCAAGATTGACGCCAATGATGACAGAAATGGGGCGCAATCGGCACAATTGCTAGGCCGCTCAAGTATTTGCTTAGATTGTGGCAAGATCATCGCCACACCACCCGGGCGAGCAGGAAAAATGGCTGAACTACTTGATCTCAAAGACGAAATTCGCCGACTGATGAACCTTCCCAAGGCCTATTTTGGGACCATGGCCGATCGCGACGGCAACAAATATCCCTTTGTCAGCCTGGTGGTGCCGGCCCTTGATGGCGGCGGATGCCCACTTCTGCTGCTCTCCGACCTCTCCGATCACGTCAAGAACCTGCAGGGCGAGTCGAAGGCGTCGCTGCTGTTCGACGGCACCGCGGGCCGTGACGAACCCCTCACCGGGCCGCGGGTGACGCTTCTGGGCGAGGTCAGCGTCACGGAAGCAGCAGCTGATCGCGAGGCTTACCTGGCGCGTCATCCATCCGCCGACCTATATGCCGGCTTCAAGGATTTCCGCTTCTACCGCTTCACCTTGCGCGAGGCGCTGCTGGTCGCCGGATTCGGTCGCATTCATCGGCTGGGCGCTGAAGATCTGGCGGCCCGCTGACGCGGCTTAGGCGGCGAACCTCAGAAGGGCGATCAGCAACGCGATCGGTGCAGCTACCATCGCCAGAACAAGCAGAAACGCCAGGAGACCCGCCAGCCAGCGCGGAAGCCGGCATCGTTGCAGGAACGCCGCGATGGCTTCGCCAAGCCGCAGGATGAATTCAAACAAGACCTCAACCACAAACTCGAAAAGTAACCGAGCGACCCAACCAATGATCCGTCCGAATATCCGAAGGATGGCTTCCAGGAGATCGCCCGCGTCGCTCATTACGGGTAATTGGCCCTGTCGACGTAATCGTTCAAGATCGGTGCAAAGAAAAACCCCGCTACCAGTGAGGTAGCGGGGTTTGACGAACCCGGTTGGGTCGATGCGATCAGCCCTTGTTGGCAAGTGCCGAACCCTGGCGCTTGGCCATGAAGGCCTTGGCGGTTTCGACGGCCACAGCCGCGTCGCGGCAATAGGCATCGGCGCCGACCGAATTGGCGAAGGCTT carries:
- a CDS encoding adenosylhomocysteinase; translation: MAAANDFKVKDLSLAEWGRKEIAIAETEMPGLMSLRAEFGKVQPLKGARIAGCLHMTIQTAVLIETLIALGAEVRWSSCNIFSTQDHAAAAIAAKNIPVFAWKGMTEEEFWWCIDATVTGPNGWKPNMVLDDGGDLTVLLHDKHPDILSGIKGISEETTTGVHRLYQMQKDGSLKVPAINVNDSVTKSKFDNKYGCRESLVDAIRRATDVMMAGKVAVVAGFGDVGKGSAESLRHAGCRVLVTEADPICALQAAMEGYEVTTMEDATTRGDIFVTATGCVDVITVDHMREMKDRAIVCNIGHFDSEIQIAGLRNFKWHNVKPQVDEVEFPTGRRILVLAEGRLVNLGCATGHPSFVMSASFTNQVLAQIELWNNHKAYKNEVYVLPKHLDEKVAFLHLEKVGARLTKLTEKQAAYLGVAAAGPFKPEHYRY
- a CDS encoding TIGR02117 family protein; its protein translation is MRLLRRWGKWAGGALIALGLIYFLAAMVLGLMPGQATSRVGPADYRFYACDNGVHVDIVLPAAGGGRDWFGIFPPRDFAGDITGASHLALGWGAKGFFATTKEWRDIRPGPVMRALFWQDSSVVHVTYHGDPQGLPNCRPLATDQAGAEAMFRYIDDSLEGSVGQPRREPLPGYGAQDAFYAAKGRYSLFRTCNVWSAELLRESGRQMALWSPFSFQVMGLLTSP
- a CDS encoding HPr family phosphocarrier protein, translated to MSDPNTLTVRAQIANQKGLHARAAAKFVKTAGAFNSDIRVTKGEMDVSGGSIMGLMMLAASIGSELEIRAQGSDAKAAIDALVDLIERKFDEE
- a CDS encoding PTS sugar transporter subunit IIA is translated as MIGIVLVTHGNLAAEFLAALEHVVGKQASAAAICIGPEDDMEQRRREILEAVAKCDQGKGVVLLTDMFGGTPSNLAISTLDKANVEVVAGVNLPMLIKLASVRGTLPLTGAVTAAQEAGRKYINVASQLLKASEC
- the rapZ gene encoding RNase adapter RapZ: MRRHILLVTGLAGAGRSTALKCLEDIGYEAVDNLPLDLLPHLVAGLAQTTLPAMSKPIALGIDSRTSGFSSDGFIDLVRRLKADRRFRVTLVFLDCEDEVLRRRYTETRRRHPLAQDRPVSDGILRERNLMRTVRAEADLVLDTSDTAIGDLKTMLVGHFGLAARPDLALTIVSFSYKQGLPREADLVFDVRFLENPYYDPALRPLSGEDEAVGRAIEADPAFPGFFAALTSLLWPLLPGYEGEGKSYLTIAIGCTGGRHRSVFVAGRLAEWLRERGRSVTLRHRDVGRAVS
- a CDS encoding HPr kinase/phosphatase C-terminal domain-containing protein; translated protein: MSNAKLRIDGVAVAIDDQAVLLRGQSGSGRSDLALRLIDEGARLISDEQVELQRRDGRLFVSVPELMPAELKGVIEARGLGLVPVPHVADAKPLAWVIDMAAPAEIERLPGALTTEYLGIDVALLKLDPSAVSATAKLRLAVKCGPAHIMGRTRSEGLRHSPIPRPRCPTRLTVKLTAKRNRMSPRCVRCGGISCW
- a CDS encoding stimulus-sensing domain-containing protein yields the protein MSEASRSDELERWRLPLSSARAETAKKGASPGFWRRRAKPVRTEPELRPVPSRLVEEAAPPPARPAKEKLKPKRLPASRRSLWQSPLTRRILLLNIMALLVPVLGLLYLPTYRDSLLQSELELLKTEGSLFSGALAASGVVTGPLGEEKLVPETSRQTIRRLVDVSKTRARLFTPDGTMVADSFLLSGPGGIVTITPLPPLDPNESLVWKWVAGTDDWVFDRLPSSRILQPYQEAAVQNAADYQEVVKAMGGEPMTFVRDAGKGKMILSAAVPVQRYRQVLGALLLTKPGDDIEATLRDTRLTILGVSGIALGVTVLLSLYLASTIALPIHRLADAADRVRRDKGRQKTIPDLSARGDEIGDLSGALRDMTEAVWRRMDAIEGFAADVAHEIKNPLTSLRSAVETVARVEDPTQQKKLMSIILDDVQRLDRLISDISDASRIDAEMSRAESAPVKLRDLVLAVADIHAATGQESAPQIKTQLPEGDALSVLGTEGRLGQVVRNLVANAISFSPPQGAILLAARRIGRQVQLTVEDEGPGIPPDKLGAIFERFYSERPKGEKFGTHSGLGLSISKQIVEAYGGSLRAENRVDAQGRIIGARFTVTLSVA
- a CDS encoding response regulator transcription factor, whose product is MPQTIALVDDDRNILTSVTITLEAEGFAVRTYSDGAEALRGLASQPVDLAVLDIKMPRMDGMELLEKLRKTSSLPVIFLTSKDDEVDELMGLRMGADDYIKKPFSQRLLIERIRSILRREESRNSTTQTGEAALLRGPLMMDPTRHLCTWDGQPIELTVTEFLLLKALAQRPGHVKSRDQLMDSAYGENIYVDDRTIDSHIKRLRKKFKAVIGEFNHIETLYGVGYRYKES
- a CDS encoding pyridoxamine 5'-phosphate oxidase family protein; amino-acid sequence: MAELLDLKDEIRRLMNLPKAYFGTMADRDGNKYPFVSLVVPALDGGGCPLLLLSDLSDHVKNLQGESKASLLFDGTAGRDEPLTGPRVTLLGEVSVTEAAADREAYLARHPSADLYAGFKDFRFYRFTLREALLVAGFGRIHRLGAEDLAAR